The Thunnus thynnus chromosome 1, fThuThy2.1, whole genome shotgun sequence nucleotide sequence gtttttttttttttgtctttcctaGAAAAGCAAcaatctattatcaaaatagttaaaataattaattaattgactaatcctTGTGTCTCTAAATTAAACTCAAATACAGATGTGTttatacaacaataaaaatgacactaaaTTTTGAATATGAGTGAAAAAGCCCAATTTCTTTTACAGTTGttggacagaaaaaaactgtgcAGACTCTTATTTCCACCAAATGAACATAACATCTAAGTGTATTAAACCTGCAGTTTAAATATGAATGAGTTGGACTACAGGTTTGAGATGGTTTAGATAAACATCCTCTGGTGCTTTATTAGTTTAACTGAGTCAGTGGAATTAATTGACTGCCTCTCGTCATAATCTGCTTACTAAAACACTGATGTGTGCTCAGCATGTTTGAATTACAGTGAAATCTACTCCGACATTTGGCTTCCCCAGTGAGCTGGATGAGAGCTAACACATGTCGAGCACAATGAACAGTAAACAGCACCATGTGTGAACAGTCCAGGTGCTGCTCACGCTTTTGTTCATCTTTAAAAGGCAGCGATAAGCTGTGACATGGATGGGTTTGCCTTCATCATCCTATTACcttttactgtatgttcattcattgtttattttttgtaatgtcCCCTATACTTTGTTTGTGAAGAGTCATCATCCTGTACAAATATCACTTTGCTCTAACAGTCATCCTCTGTAATGCGTTCAGGCTAAATGAGAGGTGGAAATGGCAGAGAATGGCAATTGTATCAACTTATGAGGAcagcatttctgttttgtctgccaGCTGATATGTCACATTTGTTTTATGGGTTTATGATGCAAGAATAGTCATATTATGTGGTCATTACATCATCAAGAGTCAAATATTTTGGCCAAACTgtgaatatattaaaattaattaatatttttggaaatttgctttctttcctcGAGCGTGAGAAAATTGATACTACCCTTATGGATGTagtgtttttgtacaaattgaATAAGCGAGATATAATGTGATGTAGAGGTGCTGGTGGATTTTTTTACCTCTGACAAAGCCAGGAAAGATATTGTCCCTTGTTTCCactttttatgctaagctaagcaaaTTAAGCTACCAGGATAAATGGTAGGCCCATCAGTTTTCTCATCTGTTAACTTTAGCTCTCATCTAACCACTAAGACCTCATCTTTAAAGCTTTTtcttatataaatatgtttcatgTAATTACCGTGACATATGATATCATGACTTTTGTCTTGACATACTAACattttattctcaaaatattGTGCTATGAGATAAGAATCCCTTGAAATACCATTAAAAAATACcttaattttatcattattaatgggcaaattaatgtaatttggaaaaaatgaaaaaaaataagggaTTCAGTTATAGTCATAGTATAGTGCTATGATCttgaaatattacaattttTATGCCTTTAATCTCAGAATCTGTTTCCTAGTGCTCAGTCCTATGAAAAACATCATCTAATATCTTAAGAATGTATTTACATATGTGGAAGGAATCCATACAGGCTATACTTtgcaaaaaaacagcaaaatcatttttgtgtaatttacaAAATATGACCGTAAATTACAACGTATTCAATTGggtaaaaatcaattaaagtatattttcaaataagtaaaaacagacattaagaTGTGACTGCTGCAACATACTGCAAATATGCTATTTGATTATTCAACAATATTCTGAACATATTTGACCATATATGGAAAATAGGCTATATTTCAGCTGCATAGGGGATGATATGCAGctaaaaaatatttgatgtgaGTGCAGGGTGATTGACGTAGGCCTGTTGCACAAAGAATTTGCATCACATTCACTATTGATATATTCTTGCTAAAAACAGTATAATTTCactgaaatacaaataaataaatcattaccAACATAGGAGGGTAAATATTTAATGCAAATGTGGAGTCAGTGGGTGATGGACATTGGAGGGTATTTGTTTGGTGGTTGAAATGCGTCACCAATTTAAGGCGTGTACTTCACAACAGCGTCTATATAGTTCTGTGATCTCTGCTTCTGAGTACGGAGCATCATTGCAGCCACCTGTTACACACAGCGAATTAACTCGAAGACCTCgcatctgaaaagaaaatgcaggCTGAGGAATACAATCGCAGAGGTAATCATGGTTTCCATTGTCTGTGTTAATAGTATTTtacaataagtaaaataaacatgaattatatattttattagaAATATCACTCCAGTTGTTACAGTGCCTTTTACTGATCAGGTAAGGAGTTGGTGGACTACATCACGCAGTACCTGAGCTCTATCAGGGAGAGGAGGGTGATTCCAGATGTGAAACCAGGCTACATGAGGGAGCTTCTCCCTGACACTGCACCTGCAGAACCAGAGGACTGGGAGAGTATCTTCAATGACATAGAGAAAGTCATCATGCCAGGAGTAAGTTCCTACTGTTATCTGTCATCATATGAGCAAtttgaaacacactgaaatcatTATGACATTATGGAAGTATGGAAAGAAATCAAgtgttttctcatctttttccAAGGTTGTTCACTGGCAGAGTCCTCATATGCACGCCTACTACCCCAGTCTGACTTCATGGCCCTCTATGCTCGGGGACATGTTGGCTGATGCCATCAATTGTGTTGGATTCACATGGGTAAGGGAACAGCCTACACTCTTTTCCCCAcaattaaaaaagcaaaaatgttagAACAACAAAGTCACACCATCCTGAGAAACTAtattgtctgtgatgtttttatacAGGCCGCCAGCCCTGCTTGTACAGAGTTGGAAATGAATGTGATGGACTGGCTGTGTAAAGCCCTGGGGCTACCCTCCTTCTTCCTGCATCACCATTCTGACAGCAGAGGTGGAGGCATACTTCAGGTTTGCTACACcttgatctgttttttttttgtatgcacAAAACCCTTTTACACAGCAATCAGCTCACCATCTTTGCCCTCTACATCTACTCTCCTGTTAGAGCACAGTCAGTGAGAGTACACTGGTGGCTCTGCTGGCAGCCAGGAAAGACAAAATTCTGCAGCTGCGGGCTGAGCTCGACCAGGATGTGGACGACTCGGTCCTTAATTCAAGACTGGTGGCTTATGCTTCAGATCAGGTCAATGTTACCACTTTTTGTACAATAACTTCCTATCAGTTGgatgaaataaaactgatgtGGTGTGCTGCTGTATTCATAGGCCCATTCCTCAGTTGAGAAGGCAGGGCTGATCTCTCTGGTGAAGATCAGATTTCTGCCAACTGATGAGCAGCTGTCTCTGAGAGGAGACACTTTGAAACAAGCCATACAAGAAGACAGGATGATGGGACTGGTCCCTTTCATGGTAGGTACTGAAGGATGGGTGGGTGTCATGGGAGTAGGAGGGTGTTTACCATACTAGTTAATTTTGCATGGTTTATGCCATTAATAACGCATTATATTTTAAGTTGTATTATTGTGTGGTAAGGCAGATGCAAGCAGGAACTGTTCTATAAGCTATCCCTTGTTGGTGCATACAAGGAAAATTCAAAACTTGATATTTGAGAGTCAGCTGCTAAACAACAAGCACATCACTGTAAGAGTCTAACAAATCCAcattgtccttttttttatcTGGTGCCTGGTGTCCATTACATCACGATGTTTGCTAATCATTTGTCCTCTGGATGTTTGCTTCCCCAGTAATCAAACTTGTGCAATGGCTTTCACCAGTAGAGTCTCAAACCTGAGGAGCTTTCCATTGTCCTTGCATTAGACTTTATCAGACAAATAGCTAAATATTCACTTTCataatttattgaaatgaaagagcTGCCTTGaatgtagaaaaacacattcaaacagataaaaacagcaaGCTATATAAATATAGTGGTAATGTCGAGTATACACAATTTGTATTTCATGggttaaaacatgaaaaacgtgtgttgtttttttaaaataatttaaatacacaattaaatgttgaattttatctgacattttgtttCTCTCCTGTTCAGCTGTGTGCCAGTTTAGGAACTACAGGAGTGTGTGCCTTTGACAAGCTATCTGAACTGGGACCAGTGTGTATGTCTTCATATTTACTCCCACAGTGTCTTCAGtaactttgtttttacagtCAAACGTCATATTATCCTATTTGGATGTATTGGGAGATActtgatttaaacattttacaggTGCAGAGGAGGGACTCTGGCTCCATGTGGATGCTGCATACGCTGGCTCAGCCTACTTCTGTCCTGAGCTGCGCTGGTCCCTGGAGGGCATTGACTTTGCACAGTCTTTTGTCTTTAACCCCTCCAAGTGGATGATGGTCCATTTTGACTGCACTGCTTTTTGGTGAGAGACAACATCACAGCCTTTTCTCACCTCtacagaaattaaaatgatgTATAAGAGTGGGTCtcaaatgaaatttaaaaccAAACTCAATGTAAACTGTGCTTGCTGGTTGGTAATATGGTTTAATTTTGTTGCCTCAGGGTAAAGGATAAATATAAGCTCCAGCAGACATTCAGTGTTGATCCCGTTTATCTGAGACATGAAAACTCACAAGCAGCCACCGATTTCATGGTATGATCCCATCATATCTCCATCTAATTAAAGATTCAACTATCAGAGGGAATAATTACATCTGATAACACtactttcttcttttgttcagCATTGGCAAATTCCTCTCAGCCGTCGCTTCCGTTCTCTCAAGCTCTGGTTTGTCATGCGCTCCTTTGGACTGAAAAACCTCCAGGCTCATATCAGACATGTAAGTTACAGCCAGTTGTTTTCATGCAAATTATTTTTAGgaataaatatcaaatattagcaaatgaaaa carries:
- the hdc gene encoding histidine decarboxylase; translation: MQAEEYNRRGKELVDYITQYLSSIRERRVIPDVKPGYMRELLPDTAPAEPEDWESIFNDIEKVIMPGVVHWQSPHMHAYYPSLTSWPSMLGDMLADAINCVGFTWAASPACTELEMNVMDWLCKALGLPSFFLHHHSDSRGGGILQSTVSESTLVALLAARKDKILQLRAELDQDVDDSVLNSRLVAYASDQAHSSVEKAGLISLVKIRFLPTDEQLSLRGDTLKQAIQEDRMMGLVPFMLCASLGTTGVCAFDKLSELGPVCAEEGLWLHVDAAYAGSAYFCPELRWSLEGIDFAQSFVFNPSKWMMVHFDCTAFWVKDKYKLQQTFSVDPVYLRHENSQAATDFMHWQIPLSRRFRSLKLWFVMRSFGLKNLQAHIRHGIEMAKLLESQIRSDPNFEVPAERHLGLVVFCLKAGNALTDELLRRLTRSGTMYLIPADIHTKRIIRFTVTSQYTTADDILRDWRIVSKMASNLVAETQLLDNAVQPRLGEDEVIGPEENHNPDSDTRSEDMEDAASRLDKAQVELWIDKAWNRPRRPMRSLSCSSEPLPYTCIGPLSGYDFERRPCPKDAAVDLSTPPTTGSGPLFKITEMPSNLLGKQVLKKLTKFYSVPSFCNQWVQCGRHQLCCPLRVSQTAQKHLSSTCIRMNCMSSSPIDNTAPSPTPLETATAPQLL